The following coding sequences lie in one Anguilla rostrata isolate EN2019 chromosome 8, ASM1855537v3, whole genome shotgun sequence genomic window:
- the LOC135261187 gene encoding prolyl endopeptidase-like, producing MAFKYPAARRDENKVIDYHGTEVPDPYWWLEDPDSEETKAFIEEQNKLTMPFLEQCTVRAQFQQRLTELYDYPKYSCPYKRGERFFYFHNKGLQNQDVLYVQDSLDSPASVFFDPNELSDDGTVALKMARLSEECEYFAYGLSSSGSDWVTVRFLKADDLTPLPDVLERVKFSCLAWTHDARGIFYNCYPVTTGDKADGTETTSNLNQKLFYHVIGTSQSEDILVAEFPDNPKWHSGATVSDDGRYVVLSVTEGCEPVNQLWYCDLQQLPNGITGLLPWVKLVNNFEAQYSYITNEGSVFTFRTNLQAPRYRLINIDLQKPDPAHWHNLIPQHDKDVLGFVSCVNQRHLLVNYVHDVKDILQLYELSSGRLVKDLPLDVGTVVGVSCKKKQSDFFYKFTSFTTPGIIYYCDLSIPAPEPTIFRQVEVKGIQPADYQTTQVFYPSKDGTKIPMFLVHTKGIKKDGSHPVFLYGYGGFENSIQPYYNVAYLLFVRHLGGILAVANIRGGGEYGQTWHKAGSLGNKQNCFDDFQCAAEFLIKERYTSASRIAINGASTRLSGGRCLCAAACVNQRPELFGCAVAEVGVMDMLQFHKFTIGHAWTTDYGCADKPEQFEWLYKYSPLHNLPPAPRDGAPYPAMLLLTADHDDRVVPLHTLKYVAALQHGVGNSPGQTQPLLVRVDTKSGHGAGKPTAKAILEDTHIYSFIAQTLGLSWKD from the exons ATGGCCTTCAAGTACCCTGCAGCTCGGAGAGACGAGAATAAG GTGATTGACTACCATGGTACCGAAGTTCCAGATCCGTATTGGTGGCTGGAGGACCCTGACAGCGAGGAGACCAAG GCATTTATAGAAGAGCAGAACAAACTGACTATGCCCTTCCTGGAGCAGTGCACCGTCAGGGCACAATTCCAACAGAGACTAACTGAACTCTATGACTACCCCAAGTACAGCTGCCCCTacaagagaggggagag GTTTTTCTACTTTCATAACAAGGGTTTGCAGAACCAGGATGTTCTTTATGTTCAAGACTCCCTGGACAGCCCAGCCTCAGTTTTCTTTGATCCCAACGAACTCTCAGATGATGGCACAGTGGCTTTGAAGA TGGCCCGCCTTTCTGAGGAGTGTGAGTACTTTGCTTACGGGCTGAGCTCCAGCGGGTCAGACTGGGTGACGGTGCGCTTCCTGAAGGCGGATGACCTCACCCCGCTGCCTGACGTCCTGGAGAGGGTCAAGTTCAGCTGCCTGGCCTGGACACACGACGCTCGCGGGATCTTCTACAACTGCTACCCCGTGACTACAGGGGACAAGGCTGACG GCACAGAGACCACCTCCAACCTCAACCAAAAGCTCTTCTACCATGTGATCggcaccagccaatcagaagacaTCCTGGTGGCGGAGTTTCCGGATAATCCCAAGTGGCACAGTGGAGCGACG GTGTCCGATGATGGCAGGTATGTTGTGCTGTCCGTCACGGAAGGCTGTGAGCCAGTCAACCAGCTATGGTACTGTGATCTGCAGCAGCTACCCAATGGCATCACAG GTCTGCTCCCGTGGGTAAAGCTGGTGAACAACTTTGAGGCGCAGTACTCCTACATCACCAACGAGGGCAGCGTCTTCACCTTCCGCACCAACCTGCAGGCCCCACGGTACCGGCTGATCAACATCGACCTGCAGAAGCCTGACCCAGCACACTGGCATAACCTCATCCCTCAGCATGACAAAGACGTCCTGG GGTTTGTGTCCTGTGTGAACcagcgccatctgctggtgaACTACGTGCACGACGTCAAGGACATACTGCAGCTGTACGAGCTGTCGTCCGGGCGACTGGTCAAGGACCTGCCGCTGGATGTGGGGACCGTGGTGGGGGTCAGCTGCAAGAAGAAACAATCTGACTTCTTCTACAAGTTCACCTCCTTCACCACTCCAG GGATCATCTACTACTGTGACCTGAGCATCCCTGCACCCGAGCCCACCATCTtcaggcaggtggaggtgaaGGGTATCCAGCCAGCCGACTACCAgaccacacag GTGTTCTACCCCAGCAAGGACGGAACCAAAATCCCAATGTTCCTGGTGCACACCAAGGGGATCAAAAAGGATGGATCCCACCCTGTATTCCTGTATGGATACGGAGGCTTTGAAAACTCCATTCAGCCCTATTACAA TGTGGCCTACCTGCTCTTTGTCAGACACCTGGGTGGAATCCTGGCTGTGGCTAATatcaggggaggaggagagtaTGGACAGACCTGGCACAAGG ctggtTCCCTGGGAAACAAGCAGAACTGCTTTGATGACTTCCAGTGCGCCGCGGAGTTCCTGATCAAAGAGCGGTACACCTCCGCCAGCCGCATCGCCATCAACGGGGCCTCCACGAGGCTGTCGGG AGGGCGCTGTCTCTGCGCAGCGGCCTGTGTGAACCAGAGGCCCGAGCTCTTCGGCTGCGCCGTGGCGGAGGTGGGCGTGATGGACATGCTCCAGTTCCACAAGTTCACCATCGGACACGCCTGGACCACCGACTACGGCTGCGCAGACAAGCCCGAGCAGTTTGAATGGCTCTACaa ATACTCGCCCCTGCACaacctgccccccgccccgcgggACGGCGCCCCGTACCCCGCCATGCTGCTGCTGACGGCGGACCATGACGACCGGGTGGTTCCGCTGCACACGCTGAAGTACGTCGCCGCCCTGCAGCACGGCGTGGGGAACAGCCCCGGGCAGACCCAGCCCCTGCTGGTGCGCGTGGACACCAAGAGCGGGCACGGAGCGGGCAAACCCACCGCCAAGGCCATCCTGGAGGACACGCACATATACTCCTTCATCGCCCAAACCCTGGGGCTCAGCTGGAAAGactga